The Panicum virgatum strain AP13 chromosome 5K, P.virgatum_v5, whole genome shotgun sequence genome has a window encoding:
- the LOC120706280 gene encoding ricin B-like lectin R40G3 yields the protein MEFPHHHHHGHRRDGDDDDERRGPPPPAYGGYGQPDPYGRPPAEDPYGRHPPAPGYGRAEEGYGAPPPAYGAPAAGGYGNVVHVGHEAGGERPHYGGGGPEYGHDGRHHHGGGGGSEYGHETRPHHGGGGAPPVRQQTHRIYCKAGEDRYSLASRDGKVCLVRTDRDDETQHWIKDMKFSTRVKDEEGYPAMILVNKATGEALKHSLGQSHPVRLTRHDPNTLDESVLWTESRDVGDGFRCIRMVNNIYLNFDALHGDKDHGGVRDGTTLVLWEWCEGDNQRWKIVPW from the exons ATGGAGTTCCcgcatcaccaccaccacggccaccgccgcgacggcgacgacgacgacgagcgccgcggcccgccgccaccggcctaCGGGGGCTACGGCCAGCCGGACCCCTACGGCCGCCCGCCCGCGGAGGACCCCTACGGCCGCCACCCGCCCGCCCCGGGCTACGGCCGCGCCGAGGAGGGCTACggcgcgcccccgccggcctacggcgcccccgccgccggcgggtaCGGCAACGTCGTCCACGTCGGgcacgaggccggcggcgagaggccGCACTACGGCGGTGGCGGGCCCGAGTACGGCCAcgacggccgccaccaccacggcggcggcggcggctccgagtACGGCCACGAGACCCGCCCGCaccacggcggcgggggcgcgccgCCGGTCAGGCAGCAGACGCACAGGATCTACTGCAAGGCCGGGGAGGATCGCTACAGCCTCGCCTCCCGCGACGGGAAGGTCTGCCTCGTGCGCACCGACCGCGACGACGAAACGCAG CACTGGATCAAGGACATGAAGTTCAGCACCAGGGTGAAGGATGAGGAAGGCTACCCTGCCATGATCCTCGTCAACAAGGCAACTGGAGAGGCTCTCAAGCATTCCCTTGGCCAGTCACACCCT GTTCGTCTGACCCGCCATGATCCGAACACCCTGGATGAGTCAGTCCTTTGGACAGAGAGCAGGGATGTCGGTGATGGATTCCGCTGCATTAGGATGGTGAACAACATCTACTTGAACTTTGATGCTCTGCATGGAGACAAGGACCACGGTGGTGTGCGCGATGGAaccactcttgtgctgtgggaGTGGTGTGAGGGTGACAACCAGCGCTGGAAGATTGTTCCCTGGT GA
- the LOC120710505 gene encoding protein FAR1-RELATED SEQUENCE 12-like — MTVGGPLVVHAHKVYTLKVFALFCDLKEESEFYRAIEVVQGKHYVAEHYDLNRVQRWCKGKYEVEVVERGGKYICECGLFEHFGLPCSHILRVMISTGVQQIPGDMILQRWTKQARHLLPEELAQYKKDNPALMAQTYKHSSLMLKALHLVEMGDSNAESHTIAMQILDNGLESLHEVAKKKDGLGLGHPQAEVQVPILDGDQMDNFPERAPKRKKERGRPSNKRPKAGHEKLSRRPRFCSVCRSNKHTIQNCLARDPATKKATNM; from the exons ATGACAGTTGGGGGTCCATTAGTAGTGCATGCACACAAGGTTTATACTCTTAAAGTTTTTGCGCTATTTTGTGATCTGAAGGAAGAATCTGAATTTTACCGAGCTATAGAGGTTGTGCAAGGGAAGCACTATGTTGCAGAGCACTATGATCTTAATCGGGTGCAGCGATGGTGCAAAGGCAAATATGAAGTGGAAGTGGTTGAAAGAGGGGGGAAGTACATCTGCGAGTGTGGCTTATTTGAGCATTTCGGTTTACCATGCAGTCACATATTAAGG GTAATGATCAGTACAGGGGTTCAGCAAATACCAGGGGATATGATATTGCAGCGTTGGACTAAGCAGGCACGGCATTTACTGCCGGAGGAACTAGCTCAGTACAAGAAAGATAATCCAGCACTGATGGCACAGACATACAAACACTCATCATTGATGCTCAAAGCACTCCATTTGGTCGAGATGGGCGATAGCAATGCAGAAAGCCATACAATAGCAATGCAAATACTAGATAACGGTTTAGAATCATTGCATGAAGTAGCAAAAAAGAAAGATGGGCTGGGATTAGGACACCCCCAAGCTGAAGTTCAGGTACCAATTTTAGACGGTGATCAAATGGATAATTTCCCTGAACGTGCACCGAAAAGGAAGAAGGAGCGAGGGCGGCCAAGCAACAAGAGGCCGAAAGCAGGGCACGAGAAGCTGTCGAGGCGCCCAAGATTTTGCAGTGTATGTCGgagcaacaagcacacaatacaGAACTGTCTGGCTCGCGATCCAGCAACAAAGAAGGCCACCAACATGTAG